A stretch of Apis cerana isolate GH-2021 linkage group LG1, AcerK_1.0, whole genome shotgun sequence DNA encodes these proteins:
- the LOC108002061 gene encoding plexin-A4 isoform X2 — MPMTLGMHEAGDISFVGLEIGILGFATDNRGGESKLQTIGEDFCGLDVNTPLGGEDPMEGTPVLTFDTHLTAVAATSTGDYTVVFVGTNEGHLKKVVVESSSLALEYGDLEIDPGSPVNPDLLFDSQLMHLYVMTQKTVSKVKVQECSVYKTCLDCLGAKDPYCGWCSLENKCNLRSDCQDAAKDPLYWISYKSGRCTTITTVTPDQLQRTTARTLELVIENLPTLSGQFLCAFSTLDKTLITNASRKSFGVNCTTPRTDLLPSIPQGQHHFTAKLSVRMTNGPDLVDTNFTFFDCNTYSSCTKCVSSSFPCDWCVDGHRCTHDTAENCRNDILVTGISRTGPSYRSGPAFCPTLNATDSQEILVSSGVKKVIRVKVHIIGQFIVQTRFVCQFNIEGRVTIVNARLLADTIYCEETEFSYTSRAPNITVPFAVIWGGSKPLDNPHNIHLVIYRCRDMADNCGMCLTLAPKYDCGWCQSTDRCEVKDNCERNIGMWLNSNQTCPNPEIHSFEPVMGPWEGNTNVTIRGINLGQTFKDIYRGVMVGGLRCQPYEELYMRTKQIVCRVDGPGTPEGKRGPVIVKIEDFRGTSEYNFEFVDPQILSISPKYGPMSGGTTVRITGKYMNAGSTIKAFIDELSCSIISAEMNEALCMTSASDHKRNGTVKMTFDGAFRIYSGTFEYADDPTIESVESGVAGQMKIPKGIPAGGIKISVTGKNLGYIQSPQMYVYYDEKMFVSQCEVHSQESMICKSPTIEVPDNVVLDAEKPAMLEYGFRMDNVTGVQNLSQHGFNHFLLYPNPIYEVFDEEIKYYKSDYLTINGQHLDRACQESDVTVQIGNAFCNVTSLSRQQLTCRPPLTQPPAIDSDGFPNKQELPEVIVIVGGTLRYNIGKLSYALPAGLNGPLSKPALFGVIAAIVILVVVFIAFLIAYRRKSTESNRVLKNMQEQMDILELRVAAECKEAFAELQTEMTDLTGDLTSGGIPFLDYRTYAMMILFPSDDNSPVLQWDRPELARKEKGLRLFGQLIMNKTFLLLFVRTLESNRYFSMRDRVNVASLIMVTLQSKMEYCTDILKTLLAELIEKCTEGKSHPKLFLRRTESVAEKMLSAWFTFLLYKFMRECAGEPLYVLFRAVKQQVDKGPVDAITSEARYSLSEEKLIRQSIDFKPMTVYVSISQQTVFVGGMDPNTENVPVKVLDCDTISQVKEKALDTIYRATPYSQRPRKDDLDLEWRTGASGRLILYDEDSTTKTEGEWKKRNTLNHYRVPDGASLNLVSKQSSIYNLSILSEKTDKSHKYETLNLSKFSSASPPLSRATSPLNQNHDGGLKCWHLVKHHDSDARKEGDRGNKMVSEIYLTRLLATKGTLQKFVDDLFETIFSTAHRGSALPLAIKYMFDFMDDQALQHGISDPEVVHTWKSNSLPLRFWVNLIKNPNFIFDIHKSNIVDSCLSVVAQTFMDSCSTSDHRLGKDSPSSKLLYAKDIPVYKEWVERYYADIKVMPAISDQDMNAMLAEESRLHTTEFNTNCALYELYTYAGKYNEQLIVTLEEDEFSQKQRLAYKLEQVHNIMAADNP; from the exons GTTGTGGTGGAGAGCTCGTCCCTGGCCCTGGAATACGGAGATCTGGAGATCGATCCAGGTTCCCCCGTGAACCCGGATTTGCTGTTCGACTCGCAGCTGATGCACCTGTACGTGATGACGCAGAAGACCGTGTCCAAGGTGAAAGTGCAGGAATGCTCGGTGTACAAGACCTGTCTGGACTGTCTGGGTGCCAAGGATCCTTATTGCGGTTGGTGCTCGTTGGAGAACAAATGCAATCTGCGCAGCGATTGCCAGGACGCCGCCAAAGATCCCCTGTATTGGATCTCGTACAAGAGCGGCAGATGCACGACCATCACGACCGTCACACCTGATCAATTGCAGCGCACGACTGCCAGAACCCTAGAGTTAGTCATCGAGAACCTGCCAACCCTCTCCGGCCAATTTCTTTGCGCGTTCTCGACCCTGGACAAGACGCTGATCACGAACGCCTCGAGAAAATCTTTCGGAGTGAACTGCACCACGCCGAGGACGGATCTGTTGCCCTCCATCCCCCAGGGGCAGCACCACTTCACCGCGAAACTTTCGGTCAGAATGACGAACGGGCCCGACCTCGTCGACACGAATTTCACCTTCTTCGATTGCAACACGTACAGCTCGTGCACAAAGTGCGTGTCATCGAGTTTCCCCTGCGACTGGTGCGTGGACGGGCACAGGTGCACGCATGACACAGCTGAGAATTGCCGGAACGATATATTGGTCACGGGAATTAGC AGAACTGGTCCAAGCTACAGAAGCGGGCCGGCGTTCTGCCCGACGTTGAACGCGACCGATTCCCAGGAAATCTTGGTGTCTTCCGGCGTGAAGAAGGTGATACGAGTTAAAGTGCACATCATCGGG CAATTCATCGTGCAGACCCGTTTCGTCTGCCAGTTCAACATAGAGGGCCGTGTGACGATCGTGAACGCTCGACTGCTCGCGGACACGATTTACTGCGAGGAGACCGAGTTCTCGTACACGTCCCGCGCCCCCAACATCACCGTGCCGTTCGCCGTGATATGGGGCGGCTCGAAACCGTTGGACAATCCGCACAACATACATCTGGTGATATACCGGTGCCGGGACATGGCCGACAATTGCGGAATGTGCCTGACCCTGGCTCCCAAGTACGACTGCGGATGGTGTCAGAGCACGGACAGATGCGAGGTGAAGGACAACTGCGAGCGTAACATCGGCATGTGGTTGAACAGCAATCAGACCTGTCCGAACCCCGAGATACACTCGTTCGAGCCGGTCATGGGTCCTTGGGAAGGTAACACGAACGTGACGATACGCGGCATCAACTTGGGCCAGACGTTCAAG GATATTTATCGTGGCGTGATGGTCGGTGGATTACGATGCCAGCCGTACGAGGAACTGTACATGCGCACGAAGCAAATAGTGTGTCGGGTGGACGGTCCAGGTACACCGGAGGGCAAACGGGGACCGGTGATCGTGAAGATCGAAGACTTCAGAGGGACGTCCGAGTACAACTTCGAGTTCGTGGATCCACAGATCCTCTCGATATCGCCGAAATACGGGCCGATGAGCGGCGGGACGACGGTTAGGATCACGGGAAAATATATGAACGCTGGCAGCACGATCAAGGCGTTCATCGACGAGCTGTCGTGCTCTATAATCAGCGCGGAGATGAACGAGGCGCTCTGCATGACCAGCGCCAGCGATCACAAGAGGAACGGTACGGTGAAGATGACGTTCGACGGCGCGTTTCGAATCTACAGCGGGACGTTCGAATACGCGGACGATCCAACGATCGAGAGCGTGGAGAGCGGAGTCGCCGGGCAAATGAAGATCCCGAAAGGGATCCCGGCAGGTGGAATAAAGATCTCCGTGACCGGGAAGAATCTGGGCTACATACAGAGCCCGCAGATGTACGTGTATTACGACGAGAAGATGTTCGTCTCGCAGTGCGAGGTGCACAGCCAAGAGAGCATGATCTGTAAATCACCGACTATCGAAGTTCCGGACAATGTTGTCCTGGACGCGGAGAAACCAGCCATGTTGGAATACGGTTTCCGTATGGACAACGTGACGGGCGTACAGAATCTGTCGCAACACGGATTCAATCACTTTCTACTCTATCCGAATCCGATCTACGAGGTATTCGACGAGGAGATCAAGTATTACAAGAGCGACTATTTGACCATCAATGGCCAACATTTAGACCGCGCCTGTCAAGAATCGGACGTGACGGTGCAAATAGGAAATGCGTTCTGCAACGTGACCTCGCTGTCCAGGCAGCAGCTCACCTGCAGGCCACCCTTGACGCAACCGCCGGCCATCGATTCCGACGGTTTTCCCAACAAGCAAGAACTGCCCGAAGTGATAGTGATCGTAGGCGGCACACTTCGTTACAATATAGGGAAACTGAGCTACGCACTGCCAGCAGGTCTAAACGGGCCGCTATCGAAACCTGCTCTGTTCGGTGTGATCGCCGCTATAGTAATCCTAGTAGTCGTGTTCATCGCCTTTCTTATCGCGTATCGACGCAAGTCCACGGAGAGCAATCGGGTGTTGAAGAACATGCAGGAGCAGATGGACATTCTGGAACTTCGTGTCGCGGCCGAGTGTAAGGAGGCATTCGCCGAGTTGCAAACGGAGATGACGGATTTGACGGGTGACCTGACTAGTGGAGGGATTCCTTTCTTGGATTATCGAACCTACGCCATGATGATACTGTTCCCAAGCGACGACAATAGCCCCGTGTTGCAGTGGGACAGGCCGGAATTGGCGCGCAAAGAGAAAGGACTGCGTTTGTTTGGACAGTTGATAATGAATAAGACATTTTTACTACTTTTTGTAAGAACTCTCGAGAGCAATCGTTACTTCTCCATGAGGGATAGAGTGAACGTAGCTAGTCTTATTATGGTCACGCTTCAGAGTAAAATGGAATATTGTACGGACATCCTAAAGACTCTTTTGGCGGAACTGATAGAGAAATGTACAGAGGGAAAGAGCCATCCGAAACTCTTCCTTAGACG AACGGAAAGCGTCGCTGAAAAGATGTTGTCAGCTTGGTTCACTTTCCTTCTGTACAAATTCATGCGAGAATGCGCCGGTGAACCATTGTACGTGCTATTTCGTGCAGTGAAACAGCAAGTCGATAAGGGTCCAGTCGATGCTATTACATCCGAAGCGCGATATTCATTGTCGGAAGAGAAACTGATCAGACAATCCATTGATTTCAAACCAATG ACGGTCTATGTATCCATATCCCAACAAACGGTCTTCGTCGGTGGTATGGATCCAAACACAGAGAACGTTCCAGTCAAGGTTCTCGATTGTGACACGATATCTCAAGTGAAGGAGAAGGCATTGGATACGATTTACAGAGCCACGCCTTACAGCCAAAGACCGAGGAAAGATGATCTTGATCTTG AATGGCGAACTGGGGCATCCGGCAGATTGATCCTCTACGACGAAGACTCGACTACAAAAACGGAAGGTGAATGGAAGAAGAGAAACACGTTGAACCATTACAGGGTACCAGATGGAGCGTCGCTCAACCTAGTCTCCAAACAATCGTCGATCTACAATCTATCGATCCTCTCCGAGAAAACGGACAAATCGCACAAATACGAAACCCTGAATCTTAGTAAATTCAGTTCAGCCAGCCCGCCGCTCTCCCGTGCCACATCGCCATTGAATCAGAATCACGACGGCGGTTTGAAATGCTGGCATCTCGTCAAACACCACGATTCCGATgcaaggaaggaaggagatcGTGGAAACAAAATGGTGTCGGAAATCTATTTGACGAGGCTACTGGCGACGAAGGGTACCCTTCAAAAATTCGTGGACGACCTTTTCGAAACAATCTTTAGCACTGCCCATCGGGGATCGGCCCTTCCCCTCGCGATCAAATACATGTTCGATTTCATGGACGATCAAGCGCTACAACACGGCATATCTGATCCCGAAGTAGTTCATACATGGAAGAGTAATTCGCTTCCGCTCAGGTTTTGGGTGAATCTTATCAAAAATCCTAACTTTATCTTCGATATACATAAGTCGAATATCGTGGACTCGTGTCTGTCTGTCGTCGCGCAAACGTTTATGGACAGTTGTTCCACTTCGGATCATAGATTAG GTAAGGACTCGCCAAGTTCTAAATTACTATATGCAAAGGACATTCCAGTGTACAAAGAGTGGGTAGAACGTTATTATGCAGATATCAAAGTGATGCCAGCCATATCCGATCAAGACATGAATGCCATGCTTGCCGAAGAGTCTAgg ttacaCACGACGGAATTCAACACGAATTGTGCCCTTTACGAATTATACACGTACGCGGGTAAATACAACGAACAATTGATAGTTACTCTGGAAGAGGATGAGTTCTCGCAGAAACAGAGATTGGCATACAAACTTGAACAAGTACACAATATAATGGCGGCGGATAACCCCTGA
- the LOC108002061 gene encoding plexin-A4 isoform X3: MEGTPVLTFDTHLTAVAATSTGDYTVVFVGTNEGHLKKVVVESSSLALEYGDLEIDPGSPVNPDLLFDSQLMHLYVMTQKTVSKVKVQECSVYKTCLDCLGAKDPYCGWCSLENKCNLRSDCQDAAKDPLYWISYKSGRCTTITTVTPDQLQRTTARTLELVIENLPTLSGQFLCAFSTLDKTLITNASRKSFGVNCTTPRTDLLPSIPQGQHHFTAKLSVRMTNGPDLVDTNFTFFDCNTYSSCTKCVSSSFPCDWCVDGHRCTHDTAENCRNDILVTGISRTGPSYRSGPAFCPTLNATDSQEILVSSGVKKVIRVKVHIIGQFIVQTRFVCQFNIEGRVTIVNARLLADTIYCEETEFSYTSRAPNITVPFAVIWGGSKPLDNPHNIHLVIYRCRDMADNCGMCLTLAPKYDCGWCQSTDRCEVKDNCERNIGMWLNSNQTCPNPEIHSFEPVMGPWEGNTNVTIRGINLGQTFKDIYRGVMVGGLRCQPYEELYMRTKQIVCRVDGPGTPEGKRGPVIVKIEDFRGTSEYNFEFVDPQILSISPKYGPMSGGTTVRITGKYMNAGSTIKAFIDELSCSIISAEMNEALCMTSASDHKRNGTVKMTFDGAFRIYSGTFEYADDPTIESVESGVAGQMKIPKGIPAGGIKISVTGKNLGYIQSPQMYVYYDEKMFVSQCEVHSQESMICKSPTIEVPDNVVLDAEKPAMLEYGFRMDNVTGVQNLSQHGFNHFLLYPNPIYEVFDEEIKYYKSDYLTINGQHLDRACQESDVTVQIGNAFCNVTSLSRQQLTCRPPLTQPPAIDSDGFPNKQELPEVIVIVGGTLRYNIGKLSYALPAGLNGPLSKPALFGVIAAIVILVVVFIAFLIAYRRKSTESNRVLKNMQEQMDILELRVAAECKEAFAELQTEMTDLTGDLTSGGIPFLDYRTYAMMILFPSDDNSPVLQWDRPELARKEKGLRLFGQLIMNKTFLLLFVRTLESNRYFSMRDRVNVASLIMVTLQSKMEYCTDILKTLLAELIEKCTEGKSHPKLFLRRTESVAEKMLSAWFTFLLYKFMRECAGEPLYVLFRAVKQQVDKGPVDAITSEARYSLSEEKLIRQSIDFKPMTVYVSISQQTVFVGGMDPNTENVPVKVLDCDTISQVKEKALDTIYRATPYSQRPRKDDLDLEWRTGASGRLILYDEDSTTKTEGEWKKRNTLNHYRVPDGASLNLVSKQSSIYNLSILSEKTDKSHKYETLNLSKFSSASPPLSRATSPLNQNHDGGLKCWHLVKHHDSDARKEGDRGNKMVSEIYLTRLLATKGTLQKFVDDLFETIFSTAHRGSALPLAIKYMFDFMDDQALQHGISDPEVVHTWKSNSLPLRFWVNLIKNPNFIFDIHKSNIVDSCLSVVAQTFMDSCSTSDHRLGKDSPSSKLLYAKDIPVYKEWVERYYADIKVMPAISDQDMNAMLAEESRLHTTEFNTNCALYELYTYAGKYNEQLIVTLEEDEFSQKQRLAYKLEQVHNIMAADNP; this comes from the exons GTTGTGGTGGAGAGCTCGTCCCTGGCCCTGGAATACGGAGATCTGGAGATCGATCCAGGTTCCCCCGTGAACCCGGATTTGCTGTTCGACTCGCAGCTGATGCACCTGTACGTGATGACGCAGAAGACCGTGTCCAAGGTGAAAGTGCAGGAATGCTCGGTGTACAAGACCTGTCTGGACTGTCTGGGTGCCAAGGATCCTTATTGCGGTTGGTGCTCGTTGGAGAACAAATGCAATCTGCGCAGCGATTGCCAGGACGCCGCCAAAGATCCCCTGTATTGGATCTCGTACAAGAGCGGCAGATGCACGACCATCACGACCGTCACACCTGATCAATTGCAGCGCACGACTGCCAGAACCCTAGAGTTAGTCATCGAGAACCTGCCAACCCTCTCCGGCCAATTTCTTTGCGCGTTCTCGACCCTGGACAAGACGCTGATCACGAACGCCTCGAGAAAATCTTTCGGAGTGAACTGCACCACGCCGAGGACGGATCTGTTGCCCTCCATCCCCCAGGGGCAGCACCACTTCACCGCGAAACTTTCGGTCAGAATGACGAACGGGCCCGACCTCGTCGACACGAATTTCACCTTCTTCGATTGCAACACGTACAGCTCGTGCACAAAGTGCGTGTCATCGAGTTTCCCCTGCGACTGGTGCGTGGACGGGCACAGGTGCACGCATGACACAGCTGAGAATTGCCGGAACGATATATTGGTCACGGGAATTAGC AGAACTGGTCCAAGCTACAGAAGCGGGCCGGCGTTCTGCCCGACGTTGAACGCGACCGATTCCCAGGAAATCTTGGTGTCTTCCGGCGTGAAGAAGGTGATACGAGTTAAAGTGCACATCATCGGG CAATTCATCGTGCAGACCCGTTTCGTCTGCCAGTTCAACATAGAGGGCCGTGTGACGATCGTGAACGCTCGACTGCTCGCGGACACGATTTACTGCGAGGAGACCGAGTTCTCGTACACGTCCCGCGCCCCCAACATCACCGTGCCGTTCGCCGTGATATGGGGCGGCTCGAAACCGTTGGACAATCCGCACAACATACATCTGGTGATATACCGGTGCCGGGACATGGCCGACAATTGCGGAATGTGCCTGACCCTGGCTCCCAAGTACGACTGCGGATGGTGTCAGAGCACGGACAGATGCGAGGTGAAGGACAACTGCGAGCGTAACATCGGCATGTGGTTGAACAGCAATCAGACCTGTCCGAACCCCGAGATACACTCGTTCGAGCCGGTCATGGGTCCTTGGGAAGGTAACACGAACGTGACGATACGCGGCATCAACTTGGGCCAGACGTTCAAG GATATTTATCGTGGCGTGATGGTCGGTGGATTACGATGCCAGCCGTACGAGGAACTGTACATGCGCACGAAGCAAATAGTGTGTCGGGTGGACGGTCCAGGTACACCGGAGGGCAAACGGGGACCGGTGATCGTGAAGATCGAAGACTTCAGAGGGACGTCCGAGTACAACTTCGAGTTCGTGGATCCACAGATCCTCTCGATATCGCCGAAATACGGGCCGATGAGCGGCGGGACGACGGTTAGGATCACGGGAAAATATATGAACGCTGGCAGCACGATCAAGGCGTTCATCGACGAGCTGTCGTGCTCTATAATCAGCGCGGAGATGAACGAGGCGCTCTGCATGACCAGCGCCAGCGATCACAAGAGGAACGGTACGGTGAAGATGACGTTCGACGGCGCGTTTCGAATCTACAGCGGGACGTTCGAATACGCGGACGATCCAACGATCGAGAGCGTGGAGAGCGGAGTCGCCGGGCAAATGAAGATCCCGAAAGGGATCCCGGCAGGTGGAATAAAGATCTCCGTGACCGGGAAGAATCTGGGCTACATACAGAGCCCGCAGATGTACGTGTATTACGACGAGAAGATGTTCGTCTCGCAGTGCGAGGTGCACAGCCAAGAGAGCATGATCTGTAAATCACCGACTATCGAAGTTCCGGACAATGTTGTCCTGGACGCGGAGAAACCAGCCATGTTGGAATACGGTTTCCGTATGGACAACGTGACGGGCGTACAGAATCTGTCGCAACACGGATTCAATCACTTTCTACTCTATCCGAATCCGATCTACGAGGTATTCGACGAGGAGATCAAGTATTACAAGAGCGACTATTTGACCATCAATGGCCAACATTTAGACCGCGCCTGTCAAGAATCGGACGTGACGGTGCAAATAGGAAATGCGTTCTGCAACGTGACCTCGCTGTCCAGGCAGCAGCTCACCTGCAGGCCACCCTTGACGCAACCGCCGGCCATCGATTCCGACGGTTTTCCCAACAAGCAAGAACTGCCCGAAGTGATAGTGATCGTAGGCGGCACACTTCGTTACAATATAGGGAAACTGAGCTACGCACTGCCAGCAGGTCTAAACGGGCCGCTATCGAAACCTGCTCTGTTCGGTGTGATCGCCGCTATAGTAATCCTAGTAGTCGTGTTCATCGCCTTTCTTATCGCGTATCGACGCAAGTCCACGGAGAGCAATCGGGTGTTGAAGAACATGCAGGAGCAGATGGACATTCTGGAACTTCGTGTCGCGGCCGAGTGTAAGGAGGCATTCGCCGAGTTGCAAACGGAGATGACGGATTTGACGGGTGACCTGACTAGTGGAGGGATTCCTTTCTTGGATTATCGAACCTACGCCATGATGATACTGTTCCCAAGCGACGACAATAGCCCCGTGTTGCAGTGGGACAGGCCGGAATTGGCGCGCAAAGAGAAAGGACTGCGTTTGTTTGGACAGTTGATAATGAATAAGACATTTTTACTACTTTTTGTAAGAACTCTCGAGAGCAATCGTTACTTCTCCATGAGGGATAGAGTGAACGTAGCTAGTCTTATTATGGTCACGCTTCAGAGTAAAATGGAATATTGTACGGACATCCTAAAGACTCTTTTGGCGGAACTGATAGAGAAATGTACAGAGGGAAAGAGCCATCCGAAACTCTTCCTTAGACG AACGGAAAGCGTCGCTGAAAAGATGTTGTCAGCTTGGTTCACTTTCCTTCTGTACAAATTCATGCGAGAATGCGCCGGTGAACCATTGTACGTGCTATTTCGTGCAGTGAAACAGCAAGTCGATAAGGGTCCAGTCGATGCTATTACATCCGAAGCGCGATATTCATTGTCGGAAGAGAAACTGATCAGACAATCCATTGATTTCAAACCAATG ACGGTCTATGTATCCATATCCCAACAAACGGTCTTCGTCGGTGGTATGGATCCAAACACAGAGAACGTTCCAGTCAAGGTTCTCGATTGTGACACGATATCTCAAGTGAAGGAGAAGGCATTGGATACGATTTACAGAGCCACGCCTTACAGCCAAAGACCGAGGAAAGATGATCTTGATCTTG AATGGCGAACTGGGGCATCCGGCAGATTGATCCTCTACGACGAAGACTCGACTACAAAAACGGAAGGTGAATGGAAGAAGAGAAACACGTTGAACCATTACAGGGTACCAGATGGAGCGTCGCTCAACCTAGTCTCCAAACAATCGTCGATCTACAATCTATCGATCCTCTCCGAGAAAACGGACAAATCGCACAAATACGAAACCCTGAATCTTAGTAAATTCAGTTCAGCCAGCCCGCCGCTCTCCCGTGCCACATCGCCATTGAATCAGAATCACGACGGCGGTTTGAAATGCTGGCATCTCGTCAAACACCACGATTCCGATgcaaggaaggaaggagatcGTGGAAACAAAATGGTGTCGGAAATCTATTTGACGAGGCTACTGGCGACGAAGGGTACCCTTCAAAAATTCGTGGACGACCTTTTCGAAACAATCTTTAGCACTGCCCATCGGGGATCGGCCCTTCCCCTCGCGATCAAATACATGTTCGATTTCATGGACGATCAAGCGCTACAACACGGCATATCTGATCCCGAAGTAGTTCATACATGGAAGAGTAATTCGCTTCCGCTCAGGTTTTGGGTGAATCTTATCAAAAATCCTAACTTTATCTTCGATATACATAAGTCGAATATCGTGGACTCGTGTCTGTCTGTCGTCGCGCAAACGTTTATGGACAGTTGTTCCACTTCGGATCATAGATTAG GTAAGGACTCGCCAAGTTCTAAATTACTATATGCAAAGGACATTCCAGTGTACAAAGAGTGGGTAGAACGTTATTATGCAGATATCAAAGTGATGCCAGCCATATCCGATCAAGACATGAATGCCATGCTTGCCGAAGAGTCTAgg ttacaCACGACGGAATTCAACACGAATTGTGCCCTTTACGAATTATACACGTACGCGGGTAAATACAACGAACAATTGATAGTTACTCTGGAAGAGGATGAGTTCTCGCAGAAACAGAGATTGGCATACAAACTTGAACAAGTACACAATATAATGGCGGCGGATAACCCCTGA